Proteins encoded in a region of the Streptomyces akebiae genome:
- a CDS encoding GNAT family N-acetyltransferase, which produces MTLIVRDLRAADPADAEAFADVRRRALPFLVGTAESLLHEATLAPPEAHHRQLVAEADGEVIGTAQLSIAHDSPVPGQGDINVYVHPAHLRRGAGALLARTAEERLTAVGARRLLSWVLDTPENRGFAERRGYTPSRSAHFLRLDLAHGSLPPPHSPPEDVELRTAADFADDPRPLFDLDAETTADEPGDVEAELDDYEHWVEEIYRHPLLDRALSTVVVVDGTPAAFTAVRTDGRDRYFTAMTGTARAFRGRGLAKLAKNDSLHRARAAGYAEAFTGNDAGNGPMLAVNKWFGYEVCATEVRYVREIG; this is translated from the coding sequence ATGACACTGATCGTGCGCGACCTCCGCGCCGCCGACCCGGCGGACGCCGAGGCCTTCGCCGATGTACGACGGCGCGCCCTGCCCTTCCTGGTCGGCACCGCCGAGTCCCTGCTCCACGAGGCGACGCTCGCGCCCCCCGAGGCCCACCACCGGCAGTTGGTCGCCGAGGCGGACGGCGAGGTGATCGGCACCGCACAGCTGTCCATCGCCCACGACAGCCCCGTACCGGGCCAGGGCGACATCAATGTGTACGTCCACCCGGCGCACCTGCGCCGGGGCGCGGGCGCCCTGCTGGCGCGCACCGCCGAGGAGCGGCTGACGGCGGTGGGCGCGCGGCGGCTGCTGTCCTGGGTGCTGGACACCCCGGAGAACCGCGGGTTCGCCGAGCGCCGCGGCTACACACCGAGCCGCTCCGCGCACTTCCTCCGCCTGGACCTGGCCCACGGCTCCCTCCCCCCGCCGCACTCCCCGCCCGAGGACGTGGAGCTGCGTACGGCCGCCGACTTCGCCGACGACCCGCGTCCCCTGTTCGACCTGGACGCGGAGACCACGGCGGACGAACCGGGCGACGTCGAGGCCGAGTTGGACGACTACGAGCACTGGGTCGAGGAGATCTACCGCCACCCTCTGCTGGACCGCGCCCTGAGCACGGTGGTCGTCGTGGACGGCACACCGGCCGCCTTCACCGCGGTCCGCACGGACGGCCGGGACCGCTATTTCACCGCGATGACGGGCACCGCCCGTGCCTTCCGCGGACGGGGCCTCGCCAAGCTCGCCAAGAACGACTCCCTGCACCGGGCCCGCGCCGCCGGCTACGCGGAGGCGTTCACGGGCAACGACGCCGGCAACGGCCCCATGCTCGCGGTCAACAAGTGGTTCGGGTACGAGGTGTGCGCGACGGAGGTGCGGTATGTCCGTGAAATCGGCTGA
- a CDS encoding GntR family transcriptional regulator yields the protein MTLKIRIVEGGAPYEQVRAQISEQARSGALPVGYRLPTVRGLAEQLGLAANTVAKAYRALETDGVIETRGRNGTFVAAAGSAAEREAAVAAGAYAERARRLGLGEAEALAVARDALRAAYAE from the coding sequence GTGACCTTGAAGATTCGCATCGTGGAAGGGGGCGCACCCTATGAGCAGGTGCGTGCCCAGATCTCGGAACAGGCCCGCTCCGGCGCGCTGCCCGTGGGCTACCGGCTGCCGACCGTACGGGGGCTGGCCGAGCAGCTCGGGCTCGCGGCCAACACCGTCGCCAAGGCGTACCGGGCGCTGGAGACCGACGGGGTGATCGAGACGCGGGGGCGCAACGGGACGTTCGTGGCTGCCGCCGGGTCGGCCGCGGAGCGCGAGGCGGCGGTGGCCGCGGGGGCGTACGCGGAGAGGGCGCGCCGCCTCGGGCTGGGCGAGGCGGAGGCGTTGGCGGTGGCCCGGGACGCCCTGCGGGCCGCCTACGCGGAGTAG
- a CDS encoding DUF72 domain-containing protein encodes MTVFVGTSGWQYKDWRGALYPERCPTRLWLEEYAERFATVELNNAFYRLPTRENFEAWRDRVPADFVVAVKASRYLTHIKRLRDPEEPVHRLMSHAQGLGDRLGPVLLQLPPTLRADPGLLDTCLGCFPSGTRIAVEPRHDSWWTPEVREVLESRGAALCWADSRSRPATPLWRTTDWSYLRLHQGRARPWPHYGRQALTTWAHRIADTWPVTADAYVYFNNDPHAAAVRDATTFADAARSAGLRPTRTPEPRRPART; translated from the coding sequence ATGACCGTGTTCGTCGGCACGTCGGGGTGGCAGTACAAGGACTGGCGGGGCGCCCTCTACCCGGAGCGCTGCCCCACCCGGCTGTGGCTGGAGGAGTACGCGGAGCGCTTCGCGACGGTCGAGCTCAACAACGCGTTCTACCGGCTGCCCACAAGGGAGAACTTCGAGGCGTGGCGGGACCGGGTGCCGGCGGACTTCGTGGTCGCGGTGAAGGCGAGCCGGTACCTGACCCACATCAAGCGCCTGCGGGACCCGGAGGAGCCGGTGCACCGGCTGATGAGCCACGCGCAGGGTCTGGGCGACCGTCTGGGCCCGGTCCTGCTGCAGCTCCCCCCGACGCTGCGGGCCGACCCCGGTCTCCTGGACACCTGCCTGGGCTGCTTCCCCTCCGGCACCCGGATCGCGGTCGAGCCCCGCCACGACTCGTGGTGGACCCCCGAGGTCCGCGAGGTCCTGGAGTCCCGCGGCGCGGCCCTGTGCTGGGCCGACAGCCGCTCCCGCCCGGCCACTCCCCTGTGGCGCACCACCGACTGGTCCTACCTCCGCCTGCACCAGGGCCGGGCCCGCCCCTGGCCCCACTACGGACGCCAAGCCCTGACGACCTGGGCCCACCGCATCGCCGACACCTGGCCCGTCACCGCCGACGCCTACGTCTACTTCAACAACGACCCCCACGCGGCGGCGGTGAGGGACGCGACGACGTTCGCGGACGCGGCACGGAGCGCGGGCCTGCGGCCGACCCGCACACCGGAACCGCGACGGCCTGCGCGGACCTGA
- a CDS encoding DUF5925 domain-containing protein, with translation MSANPHDALPIRLNVDDSDSPSDVVDALFLGRFATGEQPYAHAANIDRVRSGATLLPPGARVLRAARDDDRSATLAEGDGWTVLISRWNRGADVTVTATTAELAEKVLGQATDGAADEPEPQPENVTMGFWYVSPRRGPHRTTRQISAGTWEEVRPNYTAPVADAMDRLMKTTPEDIAGRLLLLHGPPGTGKTSALRTLARSWRDWCQVDCVLDPERLFSDVGYLMDIAIGEEDAAGKGRWRLLLLEDCDELIRGEAKHTAGQALSRLLNLTDGLLGQGRNVLVGVTTNEDLERLHPAVVRPGRCLARIEVGALTRAEAVGWLGTDEGVGREGATLAELYALRRGTSPTSLPEPRGGADAGLYL, from the coding sequence ATGTCTGCCAACCCACACGACGCACTGCCGATCCGGCTCAACGTCGACGACAGCGACTCCCCGTCCGACGTCGTCGACGCGCTGTTCCTCGGCCGTTTCGCGACGGGCGAGCAGCCGTACGCGCACGCGGCGAACATCGACCGGGTACGGTCCGGGGCCACCCTGCTGCCACCGGGCGCCCGGGTGCTGCGCGCCGCGCGGGACGACGACCGCAGCGCGACCCTCGCCGAGGGCGACGGCTGGACGGTGCTGATCTCCCGCTGGAACCGGGGCGCCGACGTCACGGTGACCGCGACCACCGCCGAGCTGGCGGAGAAGGTGCTCGGCCAGGCCACCGACGGCGCGGCCGACGAACCCGAGCCGCAGCCGGAGAACGTGACGATGGGCTTCTGGTACGTCTCGCCGCGCCGGGGCCCGCACCGCACGACCCGGCAGATCTCGGCGGGCACGTGGGAGGAGGTACGGCCGAACTACACGGCCCCGGTGGCGGACGCGATGGACCGCCTGATGAAGACGACCCCGGAGGACATCGCGGGCCGTCTTCTGCTGCTGCACGGCCCGCCCGGCACCGGCAAGACCTCCGCGCTGCGCACGCTGGCCCGTTCCTGGCGGGACTGGTGCCAGGTCGACTGCGTCCTGGACCCCGAGCGGCTCTTCTCCGACGTCGGCTATCTGATGGACATCGCGATCGGCGAGGAGGACGCGGCGGGCAAGGGCCGTTGGCGGCTGCTCCTGCTGGAGGACTGCGACGAGCTGATCCGGGGCGAGGCCAAGCACACGGCGGGCCAGGCGCTCTCCCGGCTGCTGAACCTGACGGACGGCCTGCTCGGTCAGGGCCGCAACGTCCTGGTGGGCGTCACCACCAACGAGGACCTGGAGCGCCTCCACCCGGCCGTGGTCCGCCCCGGCCGCTGTCTGGCGCGGATCGAGGTGGGGGCGCTGACCCGCGCGGAGGCGGTGGGCTGGCTCGGCACGGACGAGGGTGTCGGCCGCGAGGGCGCGACCCTGGCCGAGCTGTACGCGCTGCGTCGCGGCACGTCACCGACGTCGCTGCCGGAGCCGCGGGGCGGGGCAGACGCGGGGCTGTACCTGTAG
- a CDS encoding GH39 family glycosyl hydrolase, with protein MGRHGWYAGDRRWRLTALVGVGVAVLALVVTLLHTLPGDGSTAGTTPDGDKVHGTPATPPGETGPSVGWGFTHTQFSADEGSGTAVERVEERLGEQPLPQIQHIMGWGADNPEPVEGRYDFEEMDRRIDFVRATGGTPVVTLCCAPDWMKGGRSGADKTDWSQAALETAPEPEHFADYAALAATVAKRYPDVRHFIVWNEFKGFWNDAEARWDYEGYTELYNLVYKALKKVDEDIMVGGPYLVMDSLDPRQEQDASTSLKGPWGALDQRVLDAFDYWNENKAGADFVVVDGSSYTRDDELVPDEFAATDKFTAVSRWVRERSGDLPLWWAEYYVEPADGDDNRHGWSENRRVAVQASGLMAMAKGGATSGFYWNPQERTGECPGCLWTPTDKSDGGEELPMYGLLSRFAEEFPPGTRYETVSVAADDKPNVRVLADDEAVLVVNTLDRKISADIDGQKFDMAAYEVKWLKR; from the coding sequence ATGGGACGTCATGGGTGGTATGCGGGGGACCGGCGGTGGCGGCTCACCGCGCTTGTCGGCGTGGGGGTGGCCGTGCTGGCCCTCGTCGTGACGCTGCTGCACACACTTCCCGGGGACGGCAGCACCGCCGGCACCACGCCCGACGGCGACAAGGTGCACGGCACGCCCGCGACCCCGCCGGGGGAGACCGGACCCAGTGTGGGCTGGGGTTTCACCCACACCCAGTTCAGCGCGGACGAAGGCAGCGGGACGGCCGTCGAACGCGTCGAGGAGCGGCTCGGTGAGCAGCCCCTGCCGCAGATCCAGCACATCATGGGCTGGGGCGCGGACAACCCCGAACCCGTCGAGGGGCGTTACGACTTCGAGGAGATGGACCGGCGCATCGACTTCGTCCGCGCCACCGGCGGCACCCCCGTCGTCACCCTGTGCTGCGCGCCCGACTGGATGAAGGGCGGAAGGTCCGGCGCCGACAAGACCGACTGGAGTCAGGCCGCGCTGGAGACCGCGCCCGAGCCCGAGCACTTCGCGGACTACGCCGCCCTCGCCGCCACCGTCGCCAAGCGTTACCCGGACGTACGGCACTTCATCGTGTGGAACGAGTTCAAGGGCTTCTGGAACGACGCGGAGGCCCGCTGGGACTACGAGGGATACACCGAGCTGTACAACCTCGTGTACAAGGCCCTGAAGAAGGTCGACGAGGACATCATGGTCGGCGGCCCCTATCTCGTCATGGACAGCCTCGATCCACGGCAGGAGCAGGACGCGTCGACGTCGCTGAAGGGGCCGTGGGGCGCACTGGACCAGCGGGTCCTCGACGCCTTCGACTACTGGAACGAGAACAAGGCCGGCGCGGACTTCGTGGTGGTGGACGGCTCCAGTTACACCAGGGACGACGAGCTGGTCCCCGACGAGTTCGCCGCGACCGACAAGTTCACGGCCGTGAGCCGGTGGGTGAGGGAGCGGTCCGGTGATCTGCCGCTGTGGTGGGCCGAGTACTACGTCGAGCCCGCCGACGGTGACGACAACCGGCACGGCTGGTCCGAGAACCGCCGGGTCGCCGTGCAGGCCTCCGGGCTGATGGCGATGGCCAAGGGCGGTGCCACCTCCGGGTTCTACTGGAATCCGCAGGAGAGGACCGGGGAGTGCCCGGGGTGCCTGTGGACTCCGACCGACAAGAGCGACGGCGGCGAGGAACTGCCCATGTACGGGTTGCTGTCCCGGTTCGCCGAGGAGTTCCCGCCGGGCACGCGGTACGAGACGGTGTCCGTCGCCGCCGATGACAAGCCCAACGTCCGCGTGCTCGCCGACGACGAGGCGGTGCTCGTCGTCAACACCCTCGACCGGAAGATCAGCGCGGACATCGACGGTCAGAAGTTCGACATGGCCGCCTACGAGGTGAAGTGGCTGAAGAGGTGA
- a CDS encoding lipopolysaccharide biosynthesis protein, with amino-acid sequence MSDTTTTTAHEAENTTTEAAGAGPGPGRRLRLPGLGKGAGGDQLFRNAYALMLNTGISAVLGLGFWLAAARYYTEASVGQGSAAIAAMKLLAGLTALTLTGALARFIPVAGPGTGRLIFRTYAGSAVIVALAAGVFLLTLGLWGSSYSFLHDPLYAVFFVLAVVAWSTLTLQDGVLTGLRSAVWVPVGNTVFSAVKLVLLVVFAAAVPTMGVFVSWVAAIAVSVLPLGWLVFRRLIPRHVRATEGHAHPPSLREIGRFLAGDYTGSLFSLAVVYLVPVIVAAQVSSADNAYFYITTTIGGTVNLLAINMGASLTVEGAHEPARLAANTRAALRRMARIMLPVCAVLFFGAPWILAVFGQAYADAATPLLRWFAIGAVLRVVMETYFAVLRAQSRTAGLAWLQGLLCALVLGLTLVLLPRMGLTGAGVAEISSLAVIVLIAAPRLYRILRGAGPAEVPADAAPDGDLADLGRVASAARKRGGAWSGRLDSDTLALGVHVDFDHLERRPDVRPGPGTPPTGTAVPRGDHRPAWAQDRPTRPLRPPSSPGLPVEDREPGSESSLGPARVPEVDAPFEEAVGEAASAGEAGKLEKSVREPVKPPAQEAPPAQDAPRVPLRERPHPTITGLVLGFLLLCALLLYWVPALALDDSDLDRMGGLGLISVLPTPTLIGAGLLAVVFAALLWPAREHRGLLLITLLATVFSLHALPAVIETEPRFATAWQHLGFIDYIDRTGSAVPDLDARWSWPGFFAAAAFVARACGVTDFTEIIRWWPTAVQLLYLAPMFLLARHMRASWRARWTGVWIFVLSGWVGQDYFSPQGFTYLLYLVFVAILLVWFRAPHMLWGTVRPGEAEVEPTDRRQRAVLLAVLIALYAATVPAHQLTPFVMLGVLAALVLIGRSELRGLPILFAVLVAVWVGFLAEPYWSGHFDELFGGVGGVGGNVTSSVSGRIGEGSSTHKLVLYARVALAGTVMLLACYGFWRRRENRYRERSVLVLTFVPFLGFGMQSYGGEMALRVFMFALPGAALLAALGLFPRTGVTAEERDKDRVSLAPLAALMAGLVLIGGFLVARWGNEPFERVRPGEVAAMEYVYAHDDPTVRLLWLSDDPVNNVTPAMPWGARDMEKIEYVPTLAPSDPVLVSGVAKALKDAGANSFLIVNRSQVTNLQMDAGYSENWESRLIRNLDRRADIEQVFSHADATIFALRDQPGKAPDPDPGPIGPQVTWTPWSVVGGLAAIALIVLLSVRELVRVAVRPGVRQLRWLQGSFWFSLPLLALLLASLVQRFLTMGAP; translated from the coding sequence GTGTCTGACACGACGACCACCACGGCTCACGAGGCCGAGAACACCACGACCGAGGCGGCCGGGGCCGGGCCCGGGCCCGGCCGCAGGCTGCGCCTGCCCGGGCTGGGCAAGGGGGCGGGGGGCGACCAGCTGTTCCGCAACGCCTACGCCCTGATGCTGAACACCGGCATCTCGGCCGTGCTCGGCCTCGGCTTCTGGCTGGCCGCCGCCCGCTACTACACCGAGGCCTCGGTCGGTCAGGGCTCCGCCGCGATCGCCGCGATGAAGCTCCTCGCCGGGCTCACCGCGCTGACGCTGACCGGTGCCCTGGCCCGGTTCATCCCGGTCGCCGGGCCCGGCACCGGACGGCTGATCTTCCGCACGTACGCGGGCAGTGCGGTGATCGTGGCGCTGGCGGCGGGCGTGTTCCTGCTGACGCTGGGCCTGTGGGGTTCGTCGTACAGCTTTCTGCACGATCCGCTCTACGCCGTGTTCTTCGTGCTCGCGGTGGTCGCCTGGTCGACGCTGACGCTTCAGGACGGGGTGCTCACCGGGCTGCGCAGCGCGGTGTGGGTACCGGTCGGCAACACCGTGTTCTCGGCGGTGAAGCTGGTGCTCCTCGTGGTGTTCGCCGCCGCCGTCCCGACCATGGGCGTCTTCGTCTCCTGGGTCGCGGCGATCGCGGTGTCGGTGCTGCCGCTGGGCTGGCTGGTGTTCCGGCGGCTGATCCCGCGACATGTGCGGGCCACCGAGGGTCACGCCCACCCGCCGTCGCTGAGGGAGATCGGCCGCTTCCTGGCCGGTGACTACACGGGCTCCCTCTTCTCGCTCGCGGTGGTCTATCTGGTCCCGGTGATCGTCGCCGCACAGGTCAGCTCGGCCGACAACGCGTACTTCTACATCACCACCACCATCGGCGGCACGGTCAACCTGCTCGCCATCAACATGGGCGCCTCGCTCACCGTCGAGGGCGCGCACGAGCCGGCGCGCCTCGCCGCCAACACCCGGGCCGCGCTGCGGCGGATGGCCCGGATCATGCTGCCGGTGTGCGCGGTGCTGTTCTTCGGGGCGCCCTGGATCCTGGCCGTGTTCGGGCAGGCCTACGCGGACGCGGCGACACCGCTGCTGCGCTGGTTCGCGATCGGCGCGGTCCTGCGGGTCGTGATGGAGACGTACTTCGCGGTGCTGCGCGCCCAGAGCCGCACGGCCGGACTCGCCTGGCTGCAGGGCCTGTTGTGCGCCCTGGTCCTCGGCCTGACCCTGGTCCTGCTGCCGCGGATGGGGCTGACCGGCGCAGGCGTCGCCGAGATCTCCAGCCTCGCGGTGATCGTGCTGATCGCCGCGCCACGGCTGTACCGGATCCTGCGCGGCGCCGGGCCCGCGGAGGTGCCGGCGGACGCGGCGCCCGACGGGGACCTCGCCGACCTGGGCCGGGTGGCCTCGGCCGCGAGGAAGCGCGGCGGCGCCTGGTCGGGGCGCCTGGACTCCGACACCCTCGCCCTCGGCGTCCACGTCGACTTCGACCATCTGGAGCGCCGCCCGGACGTACGGCCCGGCCCCGGCACCCCGCCCACCGGAACCGCGGTGCCCCGGGGGGACCACCGGCCGGCCTGGGCCCAGGACCGGCCGACCCGTCCGCTGAGGCCTCCGTCCTCGCCGGGCCTGCCGGTGGAGGACCGTGAGCCGGGTTCGGAGTCCTCCCTGGGCCCCGCGCGGGTCCCGGAGGTGGACGCCCCGTTCGAAGAGGCCGTAGGGGAAGCGGCCTCGGCAGGAGAGGCCGGGAAGCTGGAGAAGTCCGTACGGGAGCCGGTGAAACCCCCGGCCCAGGAGGCGCCGCCCGCCCAGGACGCGCCTCGGGTGCCCCTGCGCGAACGACCGCACCCCACGATCACCGGGCTGGTCCTCGGCTTCCTGCTGCTCTGCGCGCTGCTGCTCTACTGGGTGCCCGCGCTGGCGCTGGACGACTCCGACCTGGACCGCATGGGCGGCCTCGGCCTGATCTCCGTGCTGCCCACGCCGACGCTGATCGGGGCGGGCCTGCTGGCCGTCGTGTTCGCCGCGCTGCTGTGGCCGGCCCGGGAGCACCGCGGTCTGCTGCTGATCACCCTCCTGGCCACCGTGTTCTCCCTGCACGCGCTGCCGGCCGTGATCGAGACCGAACCCCGGTTCGCCACCGCCTGGCAACACCTGGGCTTCATCGACTACATCGACCGCACCGGCTCGGCCGTACCCGACCTGGACGCCCGGTGGAGCTGGCCGGGGTTCTTCGCGGCGGCGGCGTTCGTCGCGCGGGCCTGCGGGGTCACCGACTTCACCGAGATCATCCGCTGGTGGCCGACGGCCGTCCAACTCCTCTATCTGGCGCCGATGTTCCTCCTCGCCCGCCATATGCGCGCGAGCTGGCGCGCCCGGTGGACGGGTGTCTGGATCTTCGTCCTGAGCGGCTGGGTGGGCCAGGACTACTTCTCCCCCCAGGGCTTCACCTACCTCCTCTACCTGGTCTTCGTCGCGATCCTCCTGGTGTGGTTCCGTGCACCGCACATGCTGTGGGGCACGGTGCGCCCCGGCGAGGCGGAGGTGGAGCCGACGGACCGCCGGCAGCGCGCGGTGCTCCTGGCGGTCCTGATCGCGCTGTACGCGGCGACGGTCCCGGCCCACCAGCTCACCCCGTTCGTGATGCTGGGCGTCCTCGCGGCCCTCGTCCTGATCGGCCGCTCCGAACTGCGCGGCCTGCCGATCCTGTTCGCCGTGCTGGTCGCCGTCTGGGTGGGCTTCCTCGCCGAGCCGTACTGGTCGGGGCACTTCGACGAACTCTTCGGCGGGGTCGGCGGGGTGGGCGGGAACGTCACGTCCTCGGTCTCCGGCCGCATCGGCGAGGGAAGTTCGACCCACAAGCTCGTGCTGTACGCGCGCGTGGCGCTCGCCGGAACGGTCATGCTCCTCGCCTGCTACGGCTTCTGGCGCCGCCGCGAGAACAGGTACCGCGAACGCTCCGTGCTCGTCCTGACGTTCGTGCCGTTCCTGGGCTTCGGGATGCAGTCCTACGGCGGTGAGATGGCCCTGCGGGTCTTCATGTTCGCGCTGCCGGGCGCCGCACTGCTGGCCGCTCTCGGCCTCTTCCCGCGCACCGGCGTCACCGCCGAGGAACGCGACAAGGACCGGGTGAGCCTCGCCCCGCTGGCCGCCCTCATGGCCGGTCTCGTCCTCATCGGCGGCTTCCTGGTCGCCCGCTGGGGCAACGAGCCCTTCGAGCGCGTCCGCCCGGGCGAGGTCGCCGCCATGGAGTACGTCTACGCCCACGACGACCCGACGGTACGGCTGCTCTGGCTCAGCGACGACCCGGTGAACAACGTCACGCCCGCGATGCCGTGGGGCGCCCGGGACATGGAGAAGATCGAGTACGTGCCGACGCTCGCGCCGAGCGACCCGGTCCTGGTGTCCGGTGTGGCCAAGGCGCTGAAGGACGCGGGAGCAAACTCCTTCCTGATCGTCAACCGCAGCCAGGTCACCAACCTCCAGATGGACGCCGGTTACTCCGAGAACTGGGAGTCCCGGCTCATCCGGAACCTCGACAGGCGCGCCGACATCGAGCAGGTCTTCTCCCACGCGGACGCCACGATCTTCGCCCTGCGCGACCAGCCCGGAAAGGCCCCGGACCCCGATCCCGGCCCGATCGGCCCCCAGGTCACCTGGACCCCGTGGTCGGTGGTGGGCGGCCTGGCCGCGATCGCCCTGATCGTGCTGCTGAGCGTCCGCGAGCTGGTCCGCGTGGCGGTCCGTCCCGGTGTCCGGCAACTCCGGTGGCTCCAGGGCAGCTTCTGGTTCAGCCTGCCCCTGCTGGCGCTCCTGCTGGCATCACTGGTGCAGCGCTTCCTGACCATGGGCGCGCCGTGA
- a CDS encoding polysaccharide deacetylase family protein, translating into MTETTGTASAATAAVPILMYHAVSAAPNDATRDLSVTPEAFAAQMALIDDLGLTPVDTAALAAGWRLGRPLPARPVLITFDDGYAGVHRHALPVLAKHGFAASLFVTTGWIEGPYDNGGALDTMLGWDQVRELADNGVEIGGHSHTHPQLDMLDDDRLRFELRRCRSIVADELGTRPVSFAYPYGYSSRRVRVAVRETGFAQSLAVGNALARRAQGPYALRRVTVRRSTGIAEFERLLEGRALARAFARDRALTKGYAMVRRARQVRKAIRSRV; encoded by the coding sequence ATGACGGAGACGACGGGGACGGCGAGCGCCGCGACGGCGGCCGTGCCGATCCTGATGTACCACGCGGTGTCCGCCGCGCCGAACGACGCCACCAGGGACCTGTCGGTGACCCCGGAGGCCTTCGCGGCACAGATGGCGCTCATCGACGACCTGGGCCTCACCCCGGTGGACACCGCGGCCCTGGCGGCGGGTTGGCGGCTCGGCCGCCCGCTCCCCGCCCGGCCCGTGCTGATCACCTTCGACGACGGCTACGCGGGCGTGCACCGGCACGCCCTGCCCGTCCTCGCCAAGCACGGCTTCGCGGCCTCGCTGTTCGTCACCACGGGCTGGATCGAGGGCCCCTACGACAACGGCGGGGCCCTCGACACCATGCTCGGCTGGGACCAGGTCCGCGAGCTCGCCGACAACGGCGTGGAGATCGGCGGGCACAGCCACACCCACCCGCAGCTCGACATGCTGGACGACGACCGGCTCCGGTTCGAGCTGCGGCGCTGCCGGAGCATCGTCGCCGACGAACTGGGCACCCGGCCCGTCTCGTTCGCCTACCCGTACGGCTACTCCAGCCGCCGGGTGCGCGTCGCGGTGCGGGAGACGGGGTTCGCCCAGTCGCTCGCGGTCGGCAACGCGCTGGCCCGGCGCGCGCAGGGGCCGTACGCGTTGCGGCGGGTCACCGTGCGGCGCTCCACGGGCATCGCGGAGTTCGAGCGGCTCCTCGAAGGCCGCGCGCTCGCCCGCGCCTTCGCCCGGGACCGTGCCCTCACCAAGGGGTACGCCATGGTCCGAAGAGCACGACAGGTCCGGAAGGCCATCCGTTCCCGTGTCTGA
- a CDS encoding glycosyltransferase family 2 protein, with the protein MNEPTVSVVICVYTEDRWEDILAAVSSVRAQSRPALETLLVVDHNQALLERLTREYKEHQESGEVRVLANAGPRGLSAGRNTGIAASYGEIIAFLDDDAVAERDWLRYFARGYADPRVMAVGGRTVPVWASGRRPAWFPEEFDWVVGCAYKGLPGGVAEVRNVLGGNASFRRSAFDAAGGFATGIGRDGDKRPLGCEETELCIRLSRARPEAVLLLDDRAVIHHRVPDARERFGYFRARTYAEGLSKALVARSVGAGKGLESERRYTTRVLPAGVARGLRDALLGRAGGAGRAGAIAVGVAAAAGGYVVGSVRARRGEVTFSVGEIPGGPVGKGGEGGSS; encoded by the coding sequence TTGAACGAGCCGACCGTCTCGGTCGTGATCTGCGTGTACACCGAGGACCGCTGGGAGGACATCCTCGCGGCGGTCTCCTCGGTGCGCGCCCAGTCCCGGCCGGCCCTGGAGACGCTCCTGGTCGTGGACCACAACCAGGCCCTCCTCGAGCGTCTCACCAGGGAGTACAAAGAGCATCAGGAGAGCGGCGAGGTCCGGGTGCTCGCCAACGCGGGTCCCCGCGGGCTGTCCGCGGGCCGCAACACGGGGATCGCCGCCTCGTACGGGGAGATCATCGCCTTCCTCGACGACGACGCCGTCGCCGAGCGGGACTGGCTGCGCTACTTCGCCCGGGGGTACGCCGACCCCCGGGTCATGGCCGTCGGCGGCCGTACGGTGCCCGTGTGGGCGTCCGGCCGCCGCCCGGCCTGGTTCCCGGAGGAGTTCGACTGGGTGGTGGGCTGCGCCTACAAGGGGCTGCCCGGCGGTGTCGCCGAGGTCCGCAACGTCCTCGGCGGCAACGCCTCGTTCCGCCGCAGCGCCTTCGACGCGGCCGGGGGCTTCGCCACCGGTATCGGCCGTGACGGGGACAAGCGCCCGCTGGGCTGCGAGGAGACGGAGCTGTGCATCCGGCTCTCCCGGGCCCGGCCGGAGGCGGTGCTGCTGCTCGACGACCGGGCGGTGATCCACCACCGGGTGCCCGACGCGCGGGAACGCTTCGGGTACTTCCGCGCGCGCACCTACGCCGAAGGCCTGTCGAAGGCGCTGGTGGCGCGGAGCGTGGGCGCGGGCAAGGGACTGGAGTCGGAGCGCCGGTACACCACCCGGGTGCTGCCCGCCGGGGTGGCGCGCGGACTGCGGGACGCACTGCTCGGCCGCGCGGGGGGCGCGGGACGTGCGGGCGCGATCGCCGTGGGGGTGGCGGCGGCGGCCGGAGGGTACGTTGTCGGGAGCGTCCGGGCCCGCAGGGGCGAGGTCACGTTCTCGGTCGGCGAGATTCCGGGCGGCCCGGTCGGCAAGGGGGGCGAGGGGGGCTCGTCATGA